The stretch of DNA ATAGCTTACCTTTTAGGAGGACGATTAGCATATAGCTTACCTTTTAGGAGGACGATTAGCTTAATTGGatatagcctaccttttaggagGCCAATTAGCATATAGGGTATATCCTACATTTTAGGAGGACGATTTGCAGAGACAAAAAAATGGGTAATCGATATTGAATGAAAACACTTGCTCACCATGGTAGCCTATCCACTCATTGCACCTTTTTATTTTCAACACAAAAAAATGCTGGGTAGTTTGGTTgactctactgctgggttgtttggttgactctactgctgggttgtttggttgatcctaCTGCTGGGTAGTTTGGTTGAtactactgctgggttgtttggttgactctactgctgggttgtttggttgatcctactgggttgtttggttgactctactgctgggttgtttggttgactctactgctgggttgtttggttgactctactgctgggttgtttggttgaccctactgctgggttgtttggttgaccctactgctgggttgtttggttgactctactgctgggttgtttggttgactctactcctgggttgtttggttgatcctaCTGCTGGGTAGTTTGGTTGATACTACTGCTGGGTAGTTTGGTTgactctactgctgggttgtttggttgatcctaCTGCTGGGCTGTTTGGTTGACTCTACtgttgggttgtttggttgactctactgctgggttgtttggttgactctactgctgggttgtttggttgatactactgctgggttgtttggttgactctactgctgggttgtttggttgactctactgctgggttgtttggttgatcctgctgggttgtttggttgactctactgctgggttgtttggttgaccctactgctgggttgtttggttgaccctACTGCTGAGTTGCAGGCTTTGGGCCACTACTTGGGTTGTTATCGCTAGCAGCTGCtgggttattggtgctgggtgttgggttattggtgctgggttatttgtgttgggttattggtgctgggtgttgggttattggtgctgggttattggtgctgggtgttgggttattggtgctgggtgttgggttattggtgctgggtTATTTGTGCTGGGTGTtgggttattggtgctgggtgttgggttattggtgctgggtgttgggttattggtgctgggtgttgggttattgatgctgggtgtTGGGTTATTGGTGCAGGGTTATTGGTGCTGAGTTATCAGTGTtgggttattggtgctgggtTATCGTGCTGGGTTATcggtgctgggttattgatgctgggttactgatgctgggtgctgggttattggtgctgggtTATTGGTGCTTGGTTACTGGTGCTGGGTTACTGGTGCTGGGTTACTGGTGCtgggttattggtgctgggttatcggtgctgggttattgatgctggatGCTGgtttattgatgctgggttactGAGATAATGACCCAGCAGGTCAGATCAAAAGACTGGAGGCGTAGTTTAGCAGGGGCGTGACTTTCAGATAGTCATTTTTAACCACccatgagagtaaatgtcattcctgtccATCTGTTCTGTTGCGTAGTTATCACATGTTAAGGCTGAACGTTTACCTTTTTGCAGCTTCAATTAAAGTTACAGAAGTGTACGAGTtccctagtccaacgctctaaccactaggtcacccTGCCACCCTGCCGCTTATGTAAATCCAATTAATAGGATGCAACAAGGTGGTATACCTTATTATAATAAATAATCGTAATATTATAGAATACTGTGCTAAAGAAATACAGAAAAGTGTAAATGCAGTATGCAAACTTAATATGATGAATAGGGATGACATTTACGCTCATGGGTGGCCATTAAGAtctatccaacaggtcccagacgtgctcaatgggattgagatctgggctcttcgctgaccatggcagaacactgacattcctgtcttgctggaaatcacacacagaatgagcagtatggctggtggcattgtcatgctggaggggtcatgtcaggatgagcttgcaggaagGGTACTGCATGAGGGATGaggttgtcttccctgtaacgcacagcgttgagattgcctgcaatgacaacaagctcagtccgatgatgctgtgacacaccgccccagaccatgatggaccctccacctccaaatcgatcccgctccagagtacaggcctcggtgtaaagctcattccttcgacgataaacgcaaatccgaccatcacccctggtgagacaaaaccgcaactcgtcagtgaagagcacattttgccagtcctgtctgggccagcgacggtgggtttgtgcccataggcgacgttgttgccggtgatgtctggtgaggacctgccttacaactgacctacaagccctcagtccagcctctctcagcctattgcggacagtctgagcactgatggagggattgtgtgttcctggtgtaactcgggtagttgttgttgccatcctgtaccagtCCCGGATGtatgatgtttggatgtaccgatcctgtgcagttgTTGTTACACGtgctctgccactgcgaggacgatcagctgtccgtcctgtctccctgtagcgctgtcttaggcgtctcacagtacagacattgcaatttattgccctggccacatctgcatcctcatgcctccttgcagcatgcctaagactcggtcacgcagatgagcagggaccctgggcttctttcttttggtgtttttcatagtcagtagaaaggcctctttagtgtcctaagtcttcataactgtgaccttaattgcctaccgtctgcaagctattagtgtcttaacaaccgttccacaggtgcatgttcatgaattatttatggttcattgaacaagcatgggaaacagtgatataaccctttacaatgaaaatctgtgaagttatttggattttttacgaattatctttgaatgaCAGGTTCCTGAAAAAGAGCCGTTTCTATTTTTACTAGGTGCACTTGATCTCCCAAACCCAACTATCCGAGGAGAAGTAGTCCGCTTCACTTGAAGCAGCGAATTCCGAGAGTTTGTGAATAATGCAACAAATAGGTGTTTTTAACACAATAGGTAAAGCTAACGCATACAAAGCAGAAAGATGGCCTTTTCCAAATGATCTGCGGAACAATTTTCTCTGTCTCCCAACCGCAGCATGAAAAATGCTGACTGGACCGCAATGATCTCTGTCGAGACCCGCAGTACCTACCTTCTACAAGGAGGTATCATTGTAGCGATGTGTAATAATTGCTCCTGCTAGTCATTATTTCCCTGCTTCTTTACAgcttattacatttacataaacgCTGCTACCCCCGTGTACACAGCCTACCTGATACTAGACAAGCCATAACCTGATACTAGACAAGCCATAACCTGATACGAGACAAGCCGTAACCTGATAATAGACAAGCTATAACCTGATAATAGACAAGCCATGACCTGATAACAGACAAGCTATAACCTGATAAGACAAGCCATGACCTGATAACAGACAAGCCATAACCTGATAGGAGAAGCCATAACCTGATACTAGACAAGCTATAACCTGATAATAGACAAGCCATGACCTGATAACAGACAAGCTATAACCTGATAATAGACAAGCCATGACCTGATACTAGACAAGCTATAACCTGATAATAAAGACAACGATTACTCTGTGGAAGTGCCCTGGGGCTGTAGGAGAGATGAAGAAACAAAGGGTAAACTCAGAAATGTTGCTTGAGTTTGTTAGCAGGAGGCCATCATTATTGCACTGATGTACTTCTTGTATTAAGCAAGGAAGCAGTGGACCAacatcctgtctctgctctgTAGGGAGGACTCATTTAAGATGGTTTTGTTAGCGTCATAAATCATACatatgtgaacacacacacacacacacacacacacacattaacaagtaCATTAGCACCATGTTGCATTCAGTGTAAGTGTCTTAGTCGTCCCCAGTCTCTGCAGCCTATTGGGACACGTCCCCAGTCTCTGCATCCTATTGGGACACGTCCCCAGTCTCTGCATCCTATTGGGACACGTCCCCAGTCTCTGCATCCTATTGGGACACGTCCCCAGTCTCTGCATCCTATTGGGACACGTCCCCAGTCTCTACAGCCTATTGGGACACGTCCCCAGTCTCTGAATCCTATTGGGACATGTCCCCAGTCTCTACAGCCTATTGGGACACGTCCCCAGTCTCTGCATCCTTGTCTATTGGGACACGTACCCAGTCTCTGCATCCTATTGGGACACGTCCCCAGTCTCTGCATCCTATTGGGACACGTCCCCAGTCTCTGCATCCTATTGGGACACGTCCCCAGTCTCTACAGCCTATTGGGACATGTCCCCAGTCTCTGCATTCTATTGGGACACGTCCCCAGTCTCTGCATCCTATTGGGACACGTCCCCAGTCTCTGCATCCTATTGGGACACGTCCCCAGTCTCTGCATCCTTGTCTATTGGGACATGTCCCCAGTCTCTGCATCCTTGTCTATTGGGACACGTACCCAGTCTCTACATTCTATTGGGACACGTCCCCAGTCTCTACAGCCTATTGGGACACGTCCCCAGTCTCTACATTCTATTGGGACACGTCCCCAGTCTCTACATTCTATTGGGACACGTCCCCAGTCTCTACATTCTATTGGGACACGTCCCCAGTCTCTACATTCTATTGGGACACGTCCCCAGTCTCTACAGCCTATTGGGACACGTCCCCAGTCTCTGAATCCTATTGGGACATGTCCCCAGTCTCTACAGCCTATTGGGACACGTCCCCAGTCTCTTCAACTTCCCAAGATGCATCAGTAGTGGAACTTTCCCTTATTCAGTTGTCCACATTACAGCAAAAATGTTTCGCAACCGGAAAATGTTTTTGCGACACAAACAAGAGTTTCTTAATGGACGAGTACAGGCAGTCCCTCTTTGTTGGAGAGACTGGGGACGTGTCCCAATAGGCTGTCATCCGTTAGGTGTCTAGTGAATACAAGTACAGGCAGTCCCTCTTCGTTGGAGAGACTGGGGACGTGTCCCAATAGGCTGTCATCCGTTAGGTGTCTAGTGAATACAAGTACAGGCAGTCCCTCTTCGTTGTAGAGACTGGGGACGTGTCCCAATAGGCTACAGAGACTGGGGACGTTAGGTGTCTAGTGAATACAAGTACAGGCAGTCCCTCTTCGTTGGAGAGACTGGGGACGTGTCCCAATAGGCTACAGAGACTGGGGACGTTAGGTGTCTAGTGAATACAAGTACAGGCAGTCCCTCTTCGTTGGAGAGACTGGGGACGTGTCCCAATAGGCTACAGAGACTGGGGACGTTAGGTGTCTAGTGAATACAAGTACAGGCAGTCCCTCTTCGTTGGAGGCAGTTTTCATCTGTTAGGTGTCTAGTGAACACAAGTACAGGCAGTCCCTCTTCGTTGGAGGCAGTTTTCATCTGTTAGGTGTCTAGTGAACACAAGTACAGGCAGTCCCTCTTCGTTGGAGGCAGTTTTCATACGTTAGGTGTCTAGTGAATTACTACTGAGTTTGCTGTGTGTCACacagaaattattattattatttattatagttttttgggggggcggggggggctgTTTTTCTACTGCAACACCCGtccctcccttcacccctccgATCCAGTGAGacgggagggggaaggggggggatGGTATTCTGTCAGTCCTTGCGTCCAATTTCATCATTGTTCCACAACATTGCATATTACACGTACCACACACCACAGACTAATGTGAAATGGCTCTCTTGTAGTAAGAAAAAGGCATCACCCCAGTGCCTCAATCTGAGGTTGAGTGCGACTCAGTTCTGGGTTGtaaaacaaatgttattttcagcatcgttttttttttacatcagttCCTACATAAGACATGGGGTGAATCCTGTAACTTCCTCTGACGTCACTAAGCGAATATTAAACATACGTGTCTGTTTAGGATCCGCCCCTCAGCTGTTAGCAGTCCAGTTACTAGAATTGTGGTTTCCTTTTACTTGACTTTATTAGGTTTCATTGTGAAGGACAATGTACATCGCTGTGAGAATGATTTCCTAATGTGATTCTCCTGTTTCTATGTGTGTTAACCCCCCCCGACCCCCAAGTCGTAACTGCATGGATTCATACCCTACCTTCCTGGCTGTATTGTGGTGTGCTGGGCTGTGTCTCAACCAAGGTAAATgactaacaaatcaaatcaaatatatttataaagcccttctcacatcagctgatatctcaaagtgctgtacagaaacccagcctaacacgcatgcatacacacacacacacacacacacacacacacacacacacacacacacacacacacacacacacacacacacacgtgacatTCTCCAGTGGTAACATTGACAGTATGTTTCTCTACTGTGATCTAGTATGATTCCCTAACTAACTCTATTGTGATCTAGTATGATTACCTAACTAACTTTATTGTGATCTAGTATGATTCTCTAACTAACTCTATTGTGATCTAGTATAATTCCCTAACTCTATTGTGATCTAGTATGATTCCCTAACTAACTCTATTGTGATCTACTTTGATTCCCTAACTAACTTTATTGTGATCTAGTATGATTCCCTAACTAACTTTATTGTGATCTAGTATGATTCCCTAACTAACTTTATTGTGATCTAGTATGATTCCCTAACTAACTTTATTGTGATCTAGTATGATTCCCTAACTCTATTGTGATCTAGTATAATTCCCTAACTCTATTGTTATCTAGTATGAGTCCCTAACTAACTTTGTGATCTAGTATGATTCCCTAACTAACTCTATTGTGATCTAGTATGATTCCCTAACTAACTTTATTGTGATCTAGTATGATTCCCTAACTAACTTTATTGTGATCTAGTATGATTCCCTAACTAACTTTATTGTGATCTAGTATGATTCCCTAACTCTATTGTGATCTAGTATAATTCCCTAACTCTATTGTTATCTAGTATGAGTCCCTAACTAACTTTGTGATCTAGTATGATTCCCTAACTAACTCTATTGTGATCTAGTATGATTCCCTAACTAACTCTAACTGTGATCTTGGTGTGTTCAGCTCCTGCTGCCTTCTCAGGGCTCATCTACCTGGTGGCCAGACAGAAGTACTTTGTTGGGTATATGGGTCAGACATCTCAgaggtgagagtgtgtgtgtgtgtacctgtgtgtgtgtgtgtaactgactgactgtattgtaTGTTCTGTCTGCCAGCACTCCatggtacctgtgtgtgtgtgtgtgggggtgtaactgactgactgtattgtaTGTTCTGTCTGACAGCACTCCAGGGTATGTGTTTGGGAAACGTGTCCTGTCCTTCCTGTTCCTGATGTGCATTGTGGGTATCTTCAACCTCCTGCTGGTGCGTTACTTCGGCAACGACTTTAAAGACACCGTGGAGACCATCACCACCGCAGCCTCCGCTCTACTCCTCATTCCctgaacacgtgtgtgtgtgtgtgtgtgtgtgagaggtactATGGCAGTGACTATAAAGTCTATGTCCAGTTCTTAGCGCCGTGCATCATGGGTAGTCAGTATGCTCAATAATTTCACGTTTTATTTTTAtcgaaaaaaaaaatgtttatttgagTAAATGAATAAAGTATTTggaaataaacaacaacaacaacacaaatactAAATGactcatttattcatttaattaTTTATGATTTATTTTATGATATTTATTTATGATTCATGATTTAGTGATGCAGACAACACATCATCCCACTGATGGACCGTTCCTACAGGCAGTCTACACCAGGGCCGTCCAACTCGTTCCATGGAGGACCTCGTGTCTGCAGGTTTTTCTTTTTCtcccctagacaaccaggtgaggggagttccttactaatttaCTGACCTTGATTCATCAATCAGGTACGAGGGAGGAGAGAAAACCCTTCAGACACTCGGCACTCCGTGAAATTACTTTAACATATGTGGTCTAAAGTGACTCCTCTAAAGACCATATAGTCAATCaatcatttaaatgtatttatatagcccttcgtacatcagctgatatctcaaagtgctgtgcagaaacccagcctaaaaccccaaacagcaagcaaagcaggtgtagaagcacggtggctaggaaaaactccctagaaagcccaggaatctaggaagaaacctagagaggaaccaggctatgtggggtggccagtcctcttctggctgtcccAGGTGGAGAaatagcatttatatttatttacttctaTACTGAACGAAAATATAAAAGACAACAATTTAAAAGAatttaccgagttacagttcatatgaggaaatcagtgaatttaaatgaattcattaggtcctaatctatggatttcacatgactgggaatacagatatgcatctgttggtcaatgTGCCTCCCAATGGGCAACAGGATCTCATAACgctatttttgtgcattcaaattgccatcgataaaatacgaATTGTGttggttgtccgtagcttatgccatcccataccataacccaaccaaccaccatggggcactctgttcgcaCAAAACaaaatggcgccgacagagaacGCTGCCTCGCTTCTAGCTCTCAACTTCTTAAAGCAACTTATTGTAAGTCTTCCAAAGACACTTCCACAGCATCTGAGTatgaatgctgatctaggatcagcccccccccccctttgtctaTATAATcaaattcattatgatctaaaaggctgatcctagttcagcactcctactctgagaccctTTGTGAATTCGGTCGGGCCCATGTCCTAGTGCACTCGTATGCTTTTCCAGTCTGCTGATACAACAGCATCTCCAAGTGGTTGAATGTTGTATATCAGGCAGCAGAGCTCCCAGCATTTCATTTCAAATGAGAGGGGTCGCTGTCTCCTGAAACATGGACCAAGATCTATCCACTTCAACTGAGAGGGGTCGCTGTCCCCTGAAACATGGACCAAGATCTATCCACTTCAACTGAGAGGGGTTGCTGTCCCCTGAAACATGGACCAAGATCTATCCACTTCAACTGAGGGGTCGCTGTCCCCTGAAACATGGACCAAGATCTATCCACTTCAACTGAGAGGGGTCGCTGTCCCCTGAAACATGGACCAAGATCTATCCACTTCAACTGAGAGGGGTCGCTGTCCCCTGAAACATGGACCAAGATCTATCCACTTCAACTGAGAGGGGTCGCTGTCCCCTGAAACATGGACCAAGATCTATCCACTTCAACTGAGGGGTCGCTGTCCCCTGAAACATGGACCAAGATCTATCCACTTCAACTGAGAGGGGTCGCTGTCCCCTGAAACATGGACCAAGATCTATCCACTTCAACTGAGAGGGGTCGCTGTCCCCTGAAACATGGACCAAGATCTATCCACTTCAACTGAGGGGTCGCTGTCCCCTGAAACATGGACCAAGATCTATCCACTTCAACTGAGAGGGGTCGCTGTCCCCTGAAACATGGACCAAGATCTATCCACTTCAACTGAGAGGGGTCGCTGTCCCCTGAAACATGGACCAAGATCTATCCACTTCAACTGAGAGGGGTCGCTGTCCCCTGAAACATGGACCAAGATCTATCCACTTCAACTGAGAGGGGTCGCTGTCCCCTGAAACATGGACCAAGATCTATCCACTTCAACTGAGGGGTCGCTGTCCCCTGAAACATGGACCAAGATCTATCCACTTCAACTGAGGGGTCGCTGTCCCCTGAAACATGGACCAAGATCTATCCACTTCAACTGAGAGGGGTCGCTGTCCCCTGAAACATGGACCAAGATCTATCCACTTCAACTGAGAGGGGTCGCTGTCCCCTGAAACATGGACCAAGATCTATCCACTTCAACTGAGAGGGGTCGCTGTCCCCTGAAACATGGACCAAGATCTATCCACTTCAACTGAGGGGTCGCTGTCCCCTGAAACATGGACCAAGATCTATCCACTTCAACTGAGAGGGGTCGCTGTCCCCTGAAACATGGACCAAGATCTATCCACTTCAACTGAGGGGTCGCTGTCCCCTGTAacatataataaatatatatatatatatatataaagagagagggcggatgacagagagagggagagggcggatgacagagagaggaagggagagaggaagagggagagagagcaagagagaggggggatgacagagagaggaagagggagagaggggggatgacagagagaggaagggagagaggaagagggagagagaggggggatgacagagagagggagggagagagagggggggatgacagagggagggagggagagagaggggggatgacagagagaggggttggggagaGAGTCAGTCACTCTGCACCGTCTGTATTAGTATTAGTCTGTATTAGTCTAATATTAATATTAGTCTATATTAGTATATCTGTATTACTATTATGCTGTATTAGTCTGTATTAGTATTAGTCTGTATTAGTATTGTAGTAGTCTTATTTGTATTAGTCTGTATTAGTATTGTATTAGTATTGTATTAGTATTAGTCTATATTGGTATTAGtctgtattagtattagtattgtaTTAGTATTAGTCTATATTGGTATTAGTCTGtattagtattgtattagtctgtattagtattgtattagtattgtattggtattagtctgtattagtattagtctgtattagtattagtctgtattagtattgtattagtctGTATTAGTATTGTATTAGTATTGTATTAGTATTAGTCTATATTGGTATTAGTCTGTATTAGTATTAGTCTGTATTAGTATTGTATTAGTATTAGTCTATATTGGTATTAGTCTGTATTAGTATTAGtctgtattagtattagtattagtctgTATTAGTATTCGTCTGTATTAGTGTTAGTCTGAATTAGTTTTAGTCTGTATTAGTCTAGTATTAGTCTGTATTAGTCTAATATTAATATTAGTCTATTAGTATATCTGTATTACTATTATGTTGTATTAGTATTAGTCTGTATTAGTATTGTATTAGTTTTGTATTAGTATTAGTCTAAATTAGTCTTGTATTAGTCTGTATTAGTATTAGTCTATATTAGTATATCTGTATTACTATTATGCTGTATTAGTATTAGTCTGTATTAGTATTAGTCTGTATTAGTATTAGtctgtattagtattagtattgtattagtctTATTTGTATTAGTCTGTATTAGTATTGTATTAGTATTGTATTAGTATTGTATTAGTATTAGTCTGTATTAGTATTAGTCTGTATTAATGTCTGTATTAGTATTAGTCTAGTATTAGGTTGAGTCTTTATTAGTATTCACCTGTATTAATATTCATCTAGCATTCATATTTGTATTGTATTAGTctagtattagtattagtctgTATTAGTATTTGtctgtattagtattattatgtaTTAGTCTTAGTCTGTATTAGTATTAGTCTGTATTAGTCTAGTATTAGTCTgtattagtattagtgttagtctGTATTAGTATTAGTCTGTATTAGTCTGTATTAGTCTTGTATTAGTCTGTATTAGTGTTAGTCTGTATTAGTATTAGTCTGTATTAGTCTTGTATTAGTCTGAATTAGTATTAGTCTGTATTAGTATTATTCTGTATTAGTCTTAGTCTGTATTAGTATTAGTCTGTATTAGTCTAGTATCAGTATTTGTCTGTATTAGTATTAGTCTGTATTAGTCTAGTATTAGTCTGTATTAGTCTAGTATTAGTCTGTATTAGTCTAGTATTAGTCTTGTATTAGTCTGTATTGGTGTTAGTCTGTATTAGTATTGGTCTGTATTAGTCTTGTATTAGTATTAGTCTTGTATTAGTCTGAATTAGTATTAGTCTGTATTAGTATTAGTCTGTATTAGTCTGTATTAGTATTAGTCTAGTATCAGTATTACAAGTGTAATGgattgaataagaatatgtacatacaaatatataaatgagtgatggccgaacggcataggcaagatgcagtagatggtatagaatacagtatatacatatgagatgtgtaatgtagggtatgtaaacattatataaagtggcattgtttaaagtggctagtgatacatttattacatcaatttttccattattaaagtggctgaagTTGA from Oncorhynchus kisutch isolate 150728-3 linkage group LG28, Okis_V2, whole genome shotgun sequence encodes:
- the LOC109883149 gene encoding arachidonate 5-lipoxygenase-activating protein, with product MLSVVVEHIFLLVLVTLISVLQNAFFATKVEREGKEHHANTSAFERVSCANRNCMDSYPTFLAVLWCAGLCLNQAPAAFSGLIYLVARQKYFVGYMGQTSQSTPGYVFGKRVLSFLFLMCIVGIFNLLLVRYFGNDFKDTVETITTAASALLLIP